One window of Paenibacillus sp. FSL K6-3182 genomic DNA carries:
- a CDS encoding stalk domain-containing protein encodes MKSNIKWLAASTALATMLVSFHATAFAANEQPVEIRETENVAKVANVIEKASQPWGLASAPDGSIIVVGSGSNQISKWQNEKLTPVTTKTEAGYFDGTIANSTFNQPSSTVVNSKGVIYVSDTDNHVVRRIVNDRVYTAAGNGKPGNKDGKFGDAQFNSPTGLAIDSKDNVYVADSLNHVIRVITPEGVTSTFAGVAGETGGYKDGSAAQALFNEPMGLVFDDKGGLYVADSGNHLIRYIYDGKVKTVAGKPTAVDALTGYMAGGYGNGISAEARFNRPRGLAFADGVLFVADSLNNRIRALQADGKVISIAGQGAPGDKVGEVEQAQFNQPSSLLYLSGKLYVADTLNNSVKVLAVNPKALNPIRTKEELIAGTELLPASKDIQVWLDNKQVKFTALQKPFKSGEKTYLPVRAVFGAWGANIKWNAAAKEVQLTKNNWKLSLKVNAKHTVIVEKGTLYVDAQYLADAASFLFAFDSEYNAIIMSSE; translated from the coding sequence ATGAAAAGCAATATTAAATGGCTAGCAGCAAGCACGGCGCTTGCGACGATGCTAGTTTCGTTTCATGCAACAGCATTCGCGGCGAATGAACAGCCAGTAGAAATAAGAGAGACGGAGAACGTCGCTAAAGTTGCCAATGTCATCGAGAAAGCAAGCCAACCTTGGGGGCTGGCTTCTGCCCCTGACGGCAGCATCATTGTTGTAGGCTCGGGCAGCAATCAGATTAGCAAATGGCAAAATGAGAAGCTTACTCCTGTTACGACAAAGACGGAAGCGGGCTATTTCGATGGGACGATTGCCAATTCAACGTTCAATCAACCGTCTTCTACTGTAGTGAACAGCAAGGGTGTCATTTATGTAAGTGACACCGACAATCACGTTGTGCGCAGAATTGTAAACGATCGAGTATACACGGCTGCGGGAAATGGCAAGCCAGGAAATAAAGACGGCAAATTTGGCGATGCGCAGTTTAACTCCCCAACGGGATTAGCGATAGACAGCAAAGACAATGTTTATGTAGCAGACTCCCTAAACCATGTCATTCGTGTCATCACTCCCGAAGGCGTAACATCTACCTTTGCTGGAGTTGCTGGCGAAACAGGCGGTTACAAGGACGGAAGCGCAGCGCAAGCTTTATTTAATGAACCGATGGGGCTTGTATTCGATGATAAGGGCGGTTTATATGTAGCTGACAGCGGCAATCATCTTATTCGTTATATTTATGATGGAAAGGTCAAGACGGTAGCTGGAAAACCGACAGCTGTCGATGCGCTTACCGGTTATATGGCAGGCGGCTATGGGAATGGCATAAGCGCTGAAGCGCGGTTTAATCGGCCGCGCGGGCTGGCATTTGCCGATGGGGTTTTGTTTGTTGCAGACAGCTTGAATAACCGAATTCGTGCTCTGCAAGCGGATGGAAAAGTCATTTCAATTGCAGGCCAAGGCGCGCCTGGCGATAAAGTTGGAGAGGTTGAACAAGCGCAGTTCAATCAACCGTCTTCCTTGCTGTATTTGAGCGGAAAACTGTACGTAGCCGACACGTTAAACAATAGCGTTAAGGTGCTGGCGGTGAACCCTAAGGCTCTCAATCCTATTCGTACGAAAGAAGAACTGATTGCAGGTACGGAGCTGCTGCCAGCGAGCAAAGATATTCAAGTATGGCTGGATAATAAGCAAGTGAAGTTCACTGCTTTGCAAAAGCCTTTTAAGAGCGGAGAAAAAACATATCTTCCTGTGAGAGCTGTCTTTGGTGCATGGGGGGCGAACATAAAGTGGAATGCTGCGGCCAAGGAAGTGCAGCTGACCAAAAACAACTGGAAGCTTTCACTAAAAGTAAATGCGAAGCATACGGTTATTGTTGAAAAAGGCACTTTATACGTAGATGCACAATATTTAGCTGATGCCGCTTCATTTTTGTTTGCTTTTGATAGTGAATACAATGCTATTATTATGAGTAGTGAGTAA
- a CDS encoding class I SAM-dependent methyltransferase → MTLENRSQNNVDRFSGFQNDYDQHRPKAPAAVVNILTSYLGRVPSVVADVGCGTGLSSFIWLGNAERIVGFEPNDDMRSKALAHLSKLPEDQSISFIKGYSDQLNLDADSVDIVTCSQSFHWMEPVSTLSEFARVLKPEGVFAAYDCDWPPTLHWAVELEYKQLMDRSEEIIAAHIPEKDQASKRDKEQHLTQIHNSGLFRFSKEIVFHNMERCDAERYIGLAISQGGIQAVFKLGSKALEEQLQSYRSSVERYFAGRTLDIMFSYRMRIGVK, encoded by the coding sequence ATGACTTTGGAAAACCGCTCGCAAAATAATGTAGACCGTTTCTCAGGCTTTCAAAACGATTACGACCAGCATCGTCCGAAAGCTCCTGCCGCAGTTGTAAATATTTTGACAAGTTATTTGGGAAGAGTGCCAAGCGTTGTGGCGGATGTTGGATGCGGAACGGGGCTGTCCTCCTTTATATGGCTCGGGAATGCGGAGCGAATTGTAGGTTTTGAGCCAAATGACGATATGAGAAGCAAAGCGCTGGCTCATTTGTCTAAGCTCCCCGAGGACCAATCAATTTCCTTCATCAAAGGGTATTCTGACCAGCTTAATTTAGATGCGGACAGTGTTGATATTGTAACCTGCTCGCAGTCATTTCATTGGATGGAGCCCGTCAGCACGCTCTCTGAATTTGCCCGCGTTCTGAAGCCGGAAGGTGTGTTTGCCGCCTATGATTGCGATTGGCCTCCAACGCTGCACTGGGCTGTCGAATTAGAATATAAGCAGCTTATGGATCGTTCTGAGGAGATTATTGCTGCTCATATCCCAGAGAAGGATCAAGCGAGCAAACGAGATAAGGAACAGCATTTAACACAAATTCATAACAGTGGTCTCTTCCGTTTCTCCAAAGAAATCGTGTTCCATAACATGGAGCGCTGCGACGCAGAGCGTTATATTGGTCTGGCTATTAGCCAAGGCGGCATTCAAGCGGTCTTCAAGCTTGGCTCGAAGGCGCTGGAAGAGCAATTGCAAAGCTATCGCAGCAGTGTCGAGCGTTATTTTGCGGGAAGAACACTTGATATCATGTTCAGCTACCGCATGCGGATAGGTGTAAAATAG
- a CDS encoding TetR/AcrR family transcriptional regulator gives MSPRNVEKDKMMREKKMQHILDCALKVMAINGFQLTSIQDIAKEAKVSVGNVYHYYASKEEIFSEVLRSGQTNYGKYVTDLAAMDMEPIAKLRVMLASWLSLETNWAFTILMHTARLSESTPPDIKKAITDRFTVNLGPVADIMSDGIRRGIIIDEDPLQLAFYFVSLIQGLTLQRPPDYEVKVEMNVEAIIRLFEIKK, from the coding sequence TTGTCACCTAGAAATGTAGAAAAAGATAAAATGATGCGTGAAAAAAAGATGCAGCATATTCTCGACTGTGCGCTGAAGGTTATGGCGATTAATGGTTTTCAATTAACGAGCATTCAAGATATAGCGAAAGAAGCAAAGGTTAGTGTGGGTAATGTCTATCACTACTATGCTTCGAAAGAAGAGATATTCAGCGAGGTGCTGCGCTCGGGGCAGACGAATTATGGGAAGTATGTAACCGATTTAGCGGCCATGGATATGGAACCGATCGCTAAGCTTAGGGTAATGCTTGCCTCTTGGCTCTCATTGGAGACAAACTGGGCGTTCACGATTCTCATGCATACGGCAAGGTTATCCGAGTCTACTCCGCCAGACATTAAGAAGGCGATCACGGACCGTTTTACAGTAAACCTAGGCCCTGTCGCTGATATTATGAGTGACGGCATACGTAGGGGAATCATCATTGATGAAGATCCCTTGCAGCTTGCTTTTTATTTTGTAAGCCTTATACAAGGCCTGACACTCCAGCGTCCGCCCGATTATGAGGTGAAGGTGGAGATGAATGTTGAGGCGATTATTCGATTATTTGAGATCAAAAAATAG
- a CDS encoding ABC transporter ATP-binding protein — translation MAAEMLVVHELNKTFATPSGDVIALDRIGLQVKQGEFITIIGPSGCGKSTLLKIVAGLDTGYEGTVLLNGKPIEGPSIEKGFIFQEPRLFPWLTVEKNIAANLSLRKPEVRKRVDELIELVRLKGFEQSYPRELSGGMAQRVAIARALLRSPDILLLDEPFGALDAFTRSHMQEVLLDIWQKNKTTMLFVTHDLDEAVFLGERVVIMNPRPGHIRKILPIDLLYPRKRAGHAFQEMRHKVLGEFEKVEGPEIDQGADI, via the coding sequence ATGGCGGCGGAGATGCTCGTAGTACATGAACTTAATAAGACATTTGCAACACCCTCGGGAGATGTCATTGCGCTTGATCGCATTGGGCTTCAGGTGAAACAAGGGGAATTTATTACGATTATTGGACCGAGCGGCTGCGGCAAAAGCACATTGCTCAAAATTGTAGCAGGGCTCGATACCGGTTATGAAGGAACGGTATTGCTGAATGGAAAACCGATTGAAGGACCGAGCATAGAAAAAGGATTTATTTTTCAAGAACCGAGGCTGTTCCCTTGGTTGACGGTGGAGAAAAATATAGCCGCAAATTTATCGCTTCGCAAGCCGGAGGTTCGTAAGCGAGTAGATGAGCTCATCGAGCTTGTAAGGCTGAAGGGCTTCGAACAGTCTTATCCTCGCGAGTTATCTGGAGGCATGGCGCAGCGTGTAGCTATTGCAAGAGCGCTGCTTCGCAGTCCTGATATATTGCTGCTGGATGAGCCGTTTGGCGCATTGGATGCTTTTACTCGGTCGCATATGCAAGAGGTGCTGCTTGATATTTGGCAGAAAAACAAAACGACGATGTTGTTTGTGACACATGATTTGGATGAGGCGGTTTTTCTGGGCGAGCGAGTCGTCATTATGAATCCGCGTCCGGGTCATATTCGAAAAATATTGCCGATTGATTTGCTGTATCCTCGGAAACGAGCAGGCCATGCTTTTCAAGAGATGCGGCACAAGGTGCTGGGTGAGTTTGAGAAGGTTGAGGGACCGGAAATCGATCAAGGCGCGGATATTTAA
- a CDS encoding aliphatic sulfonate ABC transporter substrate-binding protein translates to MKMNRLRLLTAAIIVLAVFISGCAASGNGNSDKKETGNAGNKAAKSYDGVTVKIGYQGSGGLMGKAIEEKWFEDEFGKLGVKVEYAEFQSGPPMTEAIASNRLDFAGLGNMPIIAAQAADIKFTVISQALEGKNNVAIIVPKDSPFQTVADLKGKKVAVAKGSNAFNFLYRGLEGAGLKASDLEIIQLQPDEAQPAFETGKVDAWATWEPNITLNTLQDKAKVLADGEQLGVLSPSFNIVRKQFADDYPELVTLYLKVWNKALAWENDNRAESTERYAAERKVPAALIEAIFNRSRTINIPVSDEIIAEQQKTADFQFDIKVIRKKIDVSTVFDNKFIEEALK, encoded by the coding sequence ATGAAGATGAACAGATTACGCCTTCTTACGGCAGCAATTATTGTATTAGCGGTATTTATTAGCGGCTGCGCGGCTTCTGGCAATGGAAATTCAGACAAGAAAGAAACGGGCAACGCGGGCAACAAAGCAGCAAAGAGCTATGACGGAGTTACTGTAAAGATCGGATATCAGGGCAGCGGCGGCTTAATGGGCAAAGCGATTGAGGAGAAATGGTTTGAAGATGAATTTGGCAAGCTTGGCGTGAAAGTGGAGTACGCGGAATTTCAGAGCGGCCCTCCAATGACAGAGGCAATTGCTTCTAACCGTCTTGATTTCGCTGGACTTGGCAATATGCCGATCATTGCAGCACAAGCTGCGGACATTAAATTTACTGTCATTTCTCAGGCGCTCGAAGGCAAAAACAATGTCGCGATCATCGTGCCTAAAGATAGCCCGTTTCAAACGGTTGCTGACTTAAAAGGCAAGAAGGTAGCTGTTGCCAAGGGGAGCAACGCATTTAACTTCCTTTACCGCGGCCTTGAAGGTGCGGGGCTTAAAGCATCGGATTTGGAAATTATTCAACTGCAGCCGGATGAAGCGCAACCTGCTTTTGAGACGGGGAAGGTTGATGCATGGGCGACATGGGAGCCGAATATTACGCTGAACACACTGCAGGATAAAGCGAAGGTGCTTGCGGACGGCGAACAGCTGGGCGTGCTTTCTCCTTCCTTCAACATTGTTAGAAAACAATTTGCTGATGATTATCCTGAGCTCGTTACCCTGTATCTGAAAGTATGGAACAAAGCGCTTGCTTGGGAAAATGATAATCGTGCCGAATCCACCGAGCGTTATGCGGCAGAGCGTAAAGTGCCTGCGGCATTAATTGAAGCAATCTTCAATCGCTCCAGGACGATTAATATCCCTGTATCGGACGAAATTATTGCAGAGCAGCAAAAGACGGCGGACTTCCAGTTCGACATTAAAGTCATTCGCAAGAAAATCGACGTGTCCACCGTATTTGATAACAAATTTATTGAAGAAGCGTTGAAATAA
- a CDS encoding ABC transporter permease yields the protein MKRRQRSRLSIQTVNLLLSLLLPVGLLAIWQIAGMMGKLNPTLLPTPGLIVEEFVHLTLSGELVYHLGISARRALLGFLLGGGLGLVVGLWVGFSYKTERLIDPSLQMLRTLPHLAVAPLFILWFGFDETSKVLLIAKGAFFPLYVNTFLGIRSVDGKLFDVARVLQFSRWQMIAKLVLPASLPNIFLGVRLSIGVAWLGLVVAEMMGSSSGIGFLINDARYLMITSVVFVGIIIFAAVGKLTDSLVKLLEKRLLNWQDSYKGGSK from the coding sequence ATGAAGAGGCGGCAGAGGAGCCGTCTCTCTATTCAAACGGTTAATCTGCTGCTCAGTTTGCTGCTTCCAGTCGGCTTATTGGCCATCTGGCAAATTGCTGGAATGATGGGGAAGCTCAATCCAACGCTGCTGCCAACACCAGGCTTAATTGTGGAGGAATTCGTTCATTTAACTTTATCTGGTGAGCTGGTTTATCATCTCGGTATTTCAGCTCGTCGTGCGCTGCTTGGATTTTTGCTGGGCGGAGGATTAGGTTTAGTTGTGGGATTATGGGTAGGGTTCTCCTATAAGACGGAAAGGCTCATTGATCCTTCCTTGCAAATGCTTCGTACTTTGCCCCATTTGGCAGTAGCTCCGTTGTTTATTTTGTGGTTTGGCTTTGATGAGACATCTAAAGTGTTATTGATTGCAAAAGGTGCTTTTTTCCCACTGTACGTCAATACCTTTCTTGGTATTCGTTCCGTAGATGGCAAATTGTTTGACGTTGCTCGTGTGCTGCAGTTTAGCCGCTGGCAAATGATTGCGAAGCTTGTTCTTCCAGCATCGCTTCCTAATATCTTTCTTGGCGTGCGACTTTCTATCGGCGTGGCATGGCTTGGGCTTGTTGTGGCGGAAATGATGGGTTCGAGCTCAGGAATTGGTTTTCTGATTAATGATGCGCGTTATCTCATGATTACTTCGGTTGTATTTGTAGGCATTATTATTTTTGCTGCAGTCGGTAAGCTGACGGATTCGCTTGTTAAGCTGCTTGAGAAGAGGCTGCTAAATTGGCAGGACAGCTACAAAGGAGGCAGCAAGTAA
- a CDS encoding ABC transporter permease → MGVKAAGRDWLSVIPKPLHGWIVPALIVIVWQAVSGLGLLSETLLPAPSNIVKSFVSLCESGEMGKHLGISMYRAGFGFLLGGALGLLLGLSAGLGKVMERTLDPSLQMLRTVPLLSVIPLFILWFGIGEFSKVLLIGLGAFFPVYVNTFLGIRNTDVKLYEVSRIFQYTKLQQVTKLIIPAALPNILLGVRLSLGASWLLLVVAEMMGTSAGIGYMIQDARAYSQTEIVFVGIILFAVFGKLSDSAIRLLETKWLRWRDTYKG, encoded by the coding sequence ATGGGCGTTAAGGCAGCTGGTCGGGACTGGTTAAGCGTTATTCCGAAGCCGCTTCATGGCTGGATTGTTCCGGCTTTAATTGTGATTGTCTGGCAGGCGGTCAGCGGGCTTGGTTTGTTGTCTGAAACACTGCTGCCGGCCCCGTCAAATATTGTGAAGAGCTTTGTGTCATTGTGTGAATCGGGAGAGATGGGGAAGCATCTCGGTATTAGCATGTACCGCGCTGGTTTTGGGTTTCTTCTTGGCGGAGCGCTCGGGCTGCTGCTTGGTTTATCTGCGGGTCTTGGCAAAGTGATGGAGAGGACGCTTGATCCTTCGCTGCAAATGCTGAGAACGGTGCCGCTGCTTTCCGTTATTCCGTTGTTTATTTTGTGGTTCGGGATCGGAGAATTTTCAAAGGTGCTGCTTATTGGACTTGGCGCTTTTTTCCCGGTTTATGTAAACACATTTCTTGGTATTCGAAATACGGATGTGAAGCTGTATGAGGTTTCGCGTATTTTCCAATACACGAAGCTTCAGCAGGTAACAAAGCTTATTATACCAGCGGCCTTGCCGAATATTTTATTGGGCGTACGGCTATCGCTTGGCGCTTCGTGGCTGCTGCTTGTTGTTGCAGAAATGATGGGGACGAGTGCAGGTATCGGTTATATGATTCAGGATGCAAGAGCATACTCGCAAACGGAAATTGTTTTTGTAGGCATTATTTTGTTCGCTGTATTTGGCAAGTTGTCGGATTCGGCCATTCGGCTGCTGGAAACCAAATGGCTTCGCTGGCGAGATACGTATAAAGGATGA
- a CDS encoding LLM class flavin-dependent oxidoreductase, with translation MGKRQEQLHLGAFIYYTGHHHAGWRHPESGVEGMFDVKFYQKLAQTAERGKFDMLFFADLLYATNVGQAVAGMLEPLTLLSALSAVTEKIGLTATVSTTYNTPFNVARKFSSLDHISGGRAGWNIVTSQLDLEAHNYGQPKHPEHGLRYKMAREFVDATTRLWDSWEDGALVLDRVSGQFADESKVRPVDYSGEWYSTKGPLNVPRSPQGYPVLIQAGSSGPGQDFAASIGEVIFTAQQSLEAAKIFYESVNSKLGDYGRERGSLKIMPGLSPILGATEEEAKRRYQELQELIPAAHIVGFLSGFLGVDLSSYSLDDQLPDIPDPVEASNGMKSRVQLIMDMARKDKLSMRELGSRMLGARGHLQFVGTPVQLADLIELWFEDYGCDGFNIMAPVLPGGLDDFVHYVVPILQQRGLFREDYTGDTLRDHLGLERPSEGHFRNKRPVVQEQA, from the coding sequence ATGGGGAAACGGCAGGAGCAGCTCCATCTCGGAGCATTTATTTATTATACAGGCCATCATCATGCAGGCTGGCGTCATCCGGAGTCGGGTGTTGAAGGAATGTTTGATGTGAAATTTTATCAGAAGCTTGCGCAAACCGCGGAGCGCGGCAAGTTCGACATGCTCTTCTTCGCGGATCTGCTGTATGCCACTAATGTGGGGCAAGCGGTAGCAGGCATGCTGGAGCCTCTTACGCTATTGTCCGCATTATCGGCTGTTACGGAGAAGATCGGGCTGACTGCAACCGTCTCAACCACATACAACACCCCTTTTAATGTCGCGCGAAAGTTTTCTTCGCTTGATCATATTAGCGGCGGGCGGGCAGGCTGGAATATTGTAACCTCGCAGCTTGATCTGGAAGCTCATAATTACGGGCAGCCCAAACATCCCGAGCACGGCCTGCGTTATAAGATGGCTCGTGAATTTGTGGATGCCACAACCCGCTTATGGGATAGCTGGGAGGATGGCGCGCTTGTGCTTGACCGGGTGTCGGGTCAGTTTGCCGATGAGTCTAAAGTAAGGCCAGTTGATTACAGCGGAGAATGGTACTCCACGAAAGGACCGCTGAATGTGCCGAGATCTCCTCAAGGTTATCCGGTGCTAATTCAGGCAGGCTCATCAGGTCCAGGTCAAGACTTTGCGGCCAGCATTGGCGAAGTTATATTTACGGCGCAGCAATCGCTGGAAGCGGCAAAAATCTTTTATGAGAGTGTGAACAGCAAGCTTGGAGATTATGGAAGGGAACGCGGCAGTCTAAAAATCATGCCAGGCCTCTCCCCGATTCTTGGTGCGACGGAAGAGGAAGCGAAGCGGCGTTATCAAGAGCTGCAGGAGCTCATTCCTGCCGCCCATATTGTCGGCTTCTTATCAGGATTCCTCGGCGTAGATCTAAGCAGCTATTCGCTTGATGATCAGCTGCCGGATATTCCTGATCCTGTTGAAGCATCCAACGGCATGAAGAGCCGTGTTCAGCTTATTATGGATATGGCGCGCAAAGATAAGCTGTCGATGCGGGAGCTTGGAAGCAGAATGCTTGGAGCGAGGGGACATTTGCAGTTTGTTGGTACGCCCGTACAGCTGGCTGACCTTATCGAGCTGTGGTTTGAGGACTATGGCTGCGATGGCTTCAATATCATGGCTCCGGTTCTTCCTGGAGGGCTCGACGACTTCGTTCATTATGTCGTGCCGATTTTGCAGCAGCGTGGACTGTTTCGTGAAGATTACACGGGAGATACCCTTCGTGACCATCTTGGACTTGAACGCCCAAGCGAAGGGCATTTCCGCAACAAACGTCCTGTGGTACAAGAACAAGCGTAA
- a CDS encoding sporulation protein Cse60 has product MIQVKEFIDTDSVFAEKRANEFLAELSDDQVINICYGSMIKTATSGNTYQRSTILVVYKQSKEKE; this is encoded by the coding sequence ATGATTCAAGTAAAAGAATTTATTGATACGGATTCTGTTTTTGCTGAAAAAAGAGCAAATGAGTTTTTGGCAGAACTGAGCGACGATCAAGTCATTAATATTTGCTACGGCTCCATGATCAAAACAGCCACTTCAGGCAACACTTATCAGCGCAGCACTATACTTGTCGTTTATAAGCAAAGCAAAGAGAAGGAATAA
- a CDS encoding asparaginase, giving the protein MTQVVKSEIAKKILIPLLVLSLLAAMVGVLTKTDFVRAEEAPQLPTFDIPALSAEHQASSLPNVIVVATGGTIAGKASNNDPTNFQSYAAGTYKMADMVAQLPGKNKIADVSTYQFGNKGSSGYSIRDLYDLSLAVDEALKIYDSAVVTTGTDTMEEIAYFLDLTVRSEKPVVVTGSMRPWDVIGTDAPANLYQAIKLAGSGKTKWFGTVVMLNDVIYAAREVTKSNSHRTDTFDAPMFGALGYVDDPAVRIYRAPARAAKAGTPAWASPFDLKTISKDSLPIVEIVYSYQEAGGGAIRGLVEDGAKGIVTAGTGAGGISSKLSAARSAAIKDKGVVFVSTTRTGSGSIYDSGSGSVIGGDNLNAAHARMMLLLSLAFTNDVNKIRNWFTTFGTQDVEISVDENTVLSTTVEEPIEEPVVTEPVVVVPTPEAEVPAASEVPVQPTATETTPETAPVTP; this is encoded by the coding sequence ATGACACAAGTTGTAAAGAGCGAGATAGCGAAAAAGATTTTAATTCCACTGCTTGTACTTTCATTGCTTGCAGCGATGGTAGGGGTACTGACAAAAACGGATTTTGTACGCGCGGAGGAAGCGCCGCAGCTGCCGACATTTGATATTCCGGCCCTATCAGCTGAACATCAAGCTTCAAGTCTTCCTAATGTTATTGTTGTTGCAACAGGAGGAACGATTGCGGGTAAGGCAAGCAATAATGATCCTACTAACTTCCAGAGCTATGCGGCTGGTACTTATAAAATGGCAGATATGGTTGCTCAGCTGCCTGGGAAAAATAAAATAGCTGATGTCTCTACCTATCAATTCGGCAACAAGGGTTCGAGTGGCTATAGTATTAGAGATCTTTATGATCTATCGCTTGCGGTAGACGAAGCTCTTAAGATTTATGATAGTGCAGTTGTAACGACGGGTACGGATACGATGGAAGAAATCGCGTATTTCCTCGATCTAACCGTTCGCAGTGAAAAACCGGTTGTTGTTACAGGCTCTATGCGTCCATGGGATGTTATTGGAACGGATGCGCCTGCCAATCTCTATCAAGCTATTAAACTAGCTGGGAGCGGTAAAACAAAATGGTTTGGCACAGTGGTCATGTTGAATGATGTCATTTATGCGGCACGTGAAGTTACGAAGTCAAATTCACACCGTACCGATACTTTTGATGCTCCGATGTTTGGTGCACTAGGTTATGTGGATGACCCGGCTGTTCGTATTTACCGTGCTCCTGCTAGAGCGGCAAAAGCAGGCACACCAGCATGGGCTTCACCATTCGATTTGAAAACCATCTCCAAAGATAGTCTTCCGATAGTAGAAATCGTATACAGCTATCAAGAAGCAGGCGGCGGCGCTATTCGCGGCTTGGTGGAAGATGGCGCGAAGGGAATTGTAACCGCAGGAACAGGCGCTGGCGGTATTTCGTCGAAGCTAAGTGCTGCGCGTTCCGCGGCCATTAAGGATAAAGGTGTCGTATTTGTATCGACAACAAGAACAGGCTCAGGCTCTATCTATGATAGCGGCAGCGGAAGTGTTATTGGCGGAGACAACTTGAACGCGGCGCATGCTCGTATGATGTTGTTGCTGTCCCTAGCATTTACAAACGATGTAAACAAGATTAGAAACTGGTTCACGACTTTTGGCACACAGGATGTAGAAATTTCAGTTGATGAAAATACGGTACTAAGCACGACAGTTGAAGAACCAATCGAAGAGCCTGTTGTGACGGAACCGGTCGTAGTTGTTCCTACACCGGAAGCAGAAGTTCCTGCTGCTTCAGAAGTGCCAGTTCAGCCCACTGCAACAGAAACAACGCCTGAAACAGCACCAGTGACGCCATAA